A stretch of Mastomys coucha isolate ucsf_1 unplaced genomic scaffold, UCSF_Mcou_1 pScaffold1, whole genome shotgun sequence DNA encodes these proteins:
- the Ivns1abp gene encoding influenza virus NS1A-binding protein isoform X4, which produces MIPNGYLMFEDENFIESSVAKLNALRKSGQFCDVRLQVCGHEMLAHRAVLACCSPYLFEIFNSDSDPHGVSHVKLDDLNPEAVEVLLNYAYTAQLKADKELVKDVYSAAKKLKMDRVKQVCGDYLLSRMDVTSCISYRNFASCMGDSRLLSKVDAYIQEHLLQISEEEEFLKLPRLKLEVMLEDNVCLPSNGKLYTKVINWVQRSIWENGDSLEELMEEVY; this is translated from the exons ATGATTCCCAATGGATATTTGATGTTTGaagatgaaaattttattgaatCTTCTGTGGCCAAATTAAATGCCTTGAGGAAAAGTGGGCAGTTCTGTGATGTTCGACTTCAG gtCTGTGGCCATGAGATGCTAGCACACAGGGCAGTCCTGGCTTGCTGTAGCCCCTATCTATTTGAAATCTTCAATAGTGACAGTGACCCTCATGGAGTTTCTCATGTGAAGTTGGATGATCTCAATCCAGAAGCTGTTGAAGTCTTGCTGAATTACGCATACACTGCTCA gttgaaAGCTGATAAGGAATTAGTAAAAGATGTTTATTCTGCAGCCAAGAAACTGAAGATGGACCGAGTCAAGCAG GTCTGTGGAGATTATTTACTATCTAGAATGGATGTTACTAGCTGCATCTCTTACCGAAATTTTGCAAGTTGTATGGGAGACTCCCGTCTGCTGAGTAAAGTTGACGCTTACATTCAGGAGCATTTGTTACAAATTTCAGAAGAGGAAGAGTTTCTTAAGCTTCCGAGACTAAAG TTGGAGGTAATGCTTGAAGATAATGTGTGCTTGCCCAGCAATGGCAAGTTGTATACAAAGGTAATCAACTGGGTGCAGCGTAGCATCTGGGAGAATGGAGACAGCCTGGAGGAGCTCATGGAAGAG GTTTATTAA
- the Ivns1abp gene encoding influenza virus NS1A-binding protein isoform X3: MQSPKHEWKIVASEKTSNNTYLCLAVLDGTFCVIFLHGRNSPQSSPTSTPKLSKSLSFEMQPDELLEKPMSPMQYARSGLGTAEMNGKLIAAGGYNREECLRTVECYDPHTDHWSFLAPMRTPRARFQMAVLMGQLYVVGGSNGHSDDLSCGEMYDPSIDDWTPVPELRTNRCNAGVCALNGKLYIVGGSDPYGQKGLKNCDVFDPVTKSWTSCAPLNIRRHQSAVCELGGYLYIIGGAESWNCLNTVERYNPENNTWTLIAPMNVARRGAGVAVLNGKLFVGGGFDGSHAISCVEMYDPTRNEWKMMGNMTSARSNAGITTVGNTIYAVGGFDGNEFLNTVEVYNFESNEWSPYTKIFQF; this comes from the exons ATGCAAAGTCCTAAGCATGAGTGGAAAATCGTTGCTTCAGAAAAGACTTCAA ATAACACTTACTTGTGCCTGGCTGTGTTGGATGGTACGTTCTGTGTCATTTTCCTTCATGGGCGGAACAGTCCCCAGAGCTCACCAACAAGTACTCCGAAATTGAGCAAGAGTTTAAGCTTTGAGATGCAACCAGATGAGCTCCTAGAAAAGCCCATGTCTCCCATGCAGTACGCACGGTCTGGACTAGGGACAGCAGAAATGAATGGCAAACTCATAGCTGCAG GTGGTTATAACAGAGAGGAGTGTCTTCGAACTGTTGAATGCTATGATCCACATACAGATCATTGGTCCTTTCTTGCTCCCATGAGAACACCAAGAGCCCGCTTTCAAATGGCTGTGCTGATG GGACAGCTCTATGTGGTGGGTGGATCAAATGGACACTCAGATGACCTGAGTTGTGGAGAAATGTATGATCCAAGCATTGATGACTGGACTCCTGTTCCAGAGTTGAGAACTAACCGTTGTAATGCAG GAGTGTGTGCTCTGAATGGGAAGTTGTACATTGTTGGTGGCTCTGATCCATATGGTCAAAAAGGCCTGAAAAATTGTGATGTATTTGATCCTGTAACGAAGTCGTGGACAAGCTGTGCTCCTCTTAACATTC gtCGACACCAGTCTGCAGTTTGTGAACTTGGTGGTTATTTGTATATAATTGGAGGTGCAGAATCTTGGAATTGTCTGAACACAGTAGAACGATACAATCCTGAAAATAACACCTGGACATTAATTGCACCCATGAACGTGGCTAGGCGAGGAGCTGGAGTCGCTGTGCTTAATG gaAAGCTGTTTGTAGGTGGTGGCTTTGATGGTTCTCACGCCATCAGTTGTGTGGAGATGTATGATCCAACTAGAAACGAGTGGAAGATGATGGGAAATATGACTTCAGCAAGGAGCAATGCTGGGATCACAACTGTAGGGAATACTATTTATGCGGTGGGAGGATTCGATGGCAACGAGTTTCTGAATACCGTGGAAGTCTACAACTTTGAGTCAAATGAGTGGAGCCCTTACAcaaagattttccagttttaa
- the Ivns1abp gene encoding influenza virus NS1A-binding protein isoform X2, whose amino-acid sequence MVQTLYYSADHKLLDGNPLDGQAEVFGSDDDHIQFVQKKPPRENGHKQISGSSTGCLSSPNASMQSPKHEWKIVASEKTSNNTYLCLAVLDGTFCVIFLHGRNSPQSSPTSTPKLSKSLSFEMQPDELLEKPMSPMQYARSGLGTAEMNGKLIAAGGYNREECLRTVECYDPHTDHWSFLAPMRTPRARFQMAVLMGQLYVVGGSNGHSDDLSCGEMYDPSIDDWTPVPELRTNRCNAGVCALNGKLYIVGGSDPYGQKGLKNCDVFDPVTKSWTSCAPLNIRRHQSAVCELGGYLYIIGGAESWNCLNTVERYNPENNTWTLIAPMNVARRGAGVAVLNGKLFVGGGFDGSHAISCVEMYDPTRNEWKMMGNMTSARSNAGITTVGNTIYAVGGFDGNEFLNTVEVYNFESNEWSPYTKIFQF is encoded by the exons ATG GTTCAAACCTTGTACTACTCAGCTGATCACAAGCTGCTTGATGGGAACCCACTAGATGGACAGGCTGAGGTGTTTGGCAGTGATGATGACCACATTCAGTTTGTGCAG AAAAAGCCACCCCGTGAGAATGGCCATAAGCAGATAAGTGGCAGTTCCACTGGATGTCTCTCTTCTCCAAATGCTTCAATGCAAAGTCCTAAGCATGAGTGGAAAATCGTTGCTTCAGAAAAGACTTCAA ATAACACTTACTTGTGCCTGGCTGTGTTGGATGGTACGTTCTGTGTCATTTTCCTTCATGGGCGGAACAGTCCCCAGAGCTCACCAACAAGTACTCCGAAATTGAGCAAGAGTTTAAGCTTTGAGATGCAACCAGATGAGCTCCTAGAAAAGCCCATGTCTCCCATGCAGTACGCACGGTCTGGACTAGGGACAGCAGAAATGAATGGCAAACTCATAGCTGCAG GTGGTTATAACAGAGAGGAGTGTCTTCGAACTGTTGAATGCTATGATCCACATACAGATCATTGGTCCTTTCTTGCTCCCATGAGAACACCAAGAGCCCGCTTTCAAATGGCTGTGCTGATG GGACAGCTCTATGTGGTGGGTGGATCAAATGGACACTCAGATGACCTGAGTTGTGGAGAAATGTATGATCCAAGCATTGATGACTGGACTCCTGTTCCAGAGTTGAGAACTAACCGTTGTAATGCAG GAGTGTGTGCTCTGAATGGGAAGTTGTACATTGTTGGTGGCTCTGATCCATATGGTCAAAAAGGCCTGAAAAATTGTGATGTATTTGATCCTGTAACGAAGTCGTGGACAAGCTGTGCTCCTCTTAACATTC gtCGACACCAGTCTGCAGTTTGTGAACTTGGTGGTTATTTGTATATAATTGGAGGTGCAGAATCTTGGAATTGTCTGAACACAGTAGAACGATACAATCCTGAAAATAACACCTGGACATTAATTGCACCCATGAACGTGGCTAGGCGAGGAGCTGGAGTCGCTGTGCTTAATG gaAAGCTGTTTGTAGGTGGTGGCTTTGATGGTTCTCACGCCATCAGTTGTGTGGAGATGTATGATCCAACTAGAAACGAGTGGAAGATGATGGGAAATATGACTTCAGCAAGGAGCAATGCTGGGATCACAACTGTAGGGAATACTATTTATGCGGTGGGAGGATTCGATGGCAACGAGTTTCTGAATACCGTGGAAGTCTACAACTTTGAGTCAAATGAGTGGAGCCCTTACAcaaagattttccagttttaa
- the Ivns1abp gene encoding influenza virus NS1A-binding protein isoform X1: MIPNGYLMFEDENFIESSVAKLNALRKSGQFCDVRLQVCGHEMLAHRAVLACCSPYLFEIFNSDSDPHGVSHVKLDDLNPEAVEVLLNYAYTAQLKADKELVKDVYSAAKKLKMDRVKQVCGDYLLSRMDVTSCISYRNFASCMGDSRLLSKVDAYIQEHLLQISEEEEFLKLPRLKLEVMLEDNVCLPSNGKLYTKVINWVQRSIWENGDSLEELMEEVQTLYYSADHKLLDGNPLDGQAEVFGSDDDHIQFVQKKPPRENGHKQISGSSTGCLSSPNASMQSPKHEWKIVASEKTSNNTYLCLAVLDGTFCVIFLHGRNSPQSSPTSTPKLSKSLSFEMQPDELLEKPMSPMQYARSGLGTAEMNGKLIAAGGYNREECLRTVECYDPHTDHWSFLAPMRTPRARFQMAVLMGQLYVVGGSNGHSDDLSCGEMYDPSIDDWTPVPELRTNRCNAGVCALNGKLYIVGGSDPYGQKGLKNCDVFDPVTKSWTSCAPLNIRRHQSAVCELGGYLYIIGGAESWNCLNTVERYNPENNTWTLIAPMNVARRGAGVAVLNGKLFVGGGFDGSHAISCVEMYDPTRNEWKMMGNMTSARSNAGITTVGNTIYAVGGFDGNEFLNTVEVYNFESNEWSPYTKIFQF, translated from the exons ATGATTCCCAATGGATATTTGATGTTTGaagatgaaaattttattgaatCTTCTGTGGCCAAATTAAATGCCTTGAGGAAAAGTGGGCAGTTCTGTGATGTTCGACTTCAG gtCTGTGGCCATGAGATGCTAGCACACAGGGCAGTCCTGGCTTGCTGTAGCCCCTATCTATTTGAAATCTTCAATAGTGACAGTGACCCTCATGGAGTTTCTCATGTGAAGTTGGATGATCTCAATCCAGAAGCTGTTGAAGTCTTGCTGAATTACGCATACACTGCTCA gttgaaAGCTGATAAGGAATTAGTAAAAGATGTTTATTCTGCAGCCAAGAAACTGAAGATGGACCGAGTCAAGCAG GTCTGTGGAGATTATTTACTATCTAGAATGGATGTTACTAGCTGCATCTCTTACCGAAATTTTGCAAGTTGTATGGGAGACTCCCGTCTGCTGAGTAAAGTTGACGCTTACATTCAGGAGCATTTGTTACAAATTTCAGAAGAGGAAGAGTTTCTTAAGCTTCCGAGACTAAAG TTGGAGGTAATGCTTGAAGATAATGTGTGCTTGCCCAGCAATGGCAAGTTGTATACAAAGGTAATCAACTGGGTGCAGCGTAGCATCTGGGAGAATGGAGACAGCCTGGAGGAGCTCATGGAAGAG GTTCAAACCTTGTACTACTCAGCTGATCACAAGCTGCTTGATGGGAACCCACTAGATGGACAGGCTGAGGTGTTTGGCAGTGATGATGACCACATTCAGTTTGTGCAG AAAAAGCCACCCCGTGAGAATGGCCATAAGCAGATAAGTGGCAGTTCCACTGGATGTCTCTCTTCTCCAAATGCTTCAATGCAAAGTCCTAAGCATGAGTGGAAAATCGTTGCTTCAGAAAAGACTTCAA ATAACACTTACTTGTGCCTGGCTGTGTTGGATGGTACGTTCTGTGTCATTTTCCTTCATGGGCGGAACAGTCCCCAGAGCTCACCAACAAGTACTCCGAAATTGAGCAAGAGTTTAAGCTTTGAGATGCAACCAGATGAGCTCCTAGAAAAGCCCATGTCTCCCATGCAGTACGCACGGTCTGGACTAGGGACAGCAGAAATGAATGGCAAACTCATAGCTGCAG GTGGTTATAACAGAGAGGAGTGTCTTCGAACTGTTGAATGCTATGATCCACATACAGATCATTGGTCCTTTCTTGCTCCCATGAGAACACCAAGAGCCCGCTTTCAAATGGCTGTGCTGATG GGACAGCTCTATGTGGTGGGTGGATCAAATGGACACTCAGATGACCTGAGTTGTGGAGAAATGTATGATCCAAGCATTGATGACTGGACTCCTGTTCCAGAGTTGAGAACTAACCGTTGTAATGCAG GAGTGTGTGCTCTGAATGGGAAGTTGTACATTGTTGGTGGCTCTGATCCATATGGTCAAAAAGGCCTGAAAAATTGTGATGTATTTGATCCTGTAACGAAGTCGTGGACAAGCTGTGCTCCTCTTAACATTC gtCGACACCAGTCTGCAGTTTGTGAACTTGGTGGTTATTTGTATATAATTGGAGGTGCAGAATCTTGGAATTGTCTGAACACAGTAGAACGATACAATCCTGAAAATAACACCTGGACATTAATTGCACCCATGAACGTGGCTAGGCGAGGAGCTGGAGTCGCTGTGCTTAATG gaAAGCTGTTTGTAGGTGGTGGCTTTGATGGTTCTCACGCCATCAGTTGTGTGGAGATGTATGATCCAACTAGAAACGAGTGGAAGATGATGGGAAATATGACTTCAGCAAGGAGCAATGCTGGGATCACAACTGTAGGGAATACTATTTATGCGGTGGGAGGATTCGATGGCAACGAGTTTCTGAATACCGTGGAAGTCTACAACTTTGAGTCAAATGAGTGGAGCCCTTACAcaaagattttccagttttaa